From the Asterias amurensis chromosome 1, ASM3211899v1 genome, the window ctgaacaattaaaaattcaccTATGGTTTTTGTCATTACAATTAAGCATTCCTCGTTCATACTGTCACgttgttgtatttttacatGGCTGAGTTTTCAcgatatgattttttgaaaatgtgcccTCCAAGCTCATTATATATGCAAAACTGCGACTGTCTTGCATATGCTGCAAGTGAAATAAAGGACTTTTCCGCACGGTGCGCACTGACTGCATCGTGTTAAATCCAATGAAAGCACAATCTATCAATGACGATGTcgaaattaaagggacacaccggccgaattgggctatttgggcgaCAAAacagactaagatatgacttcaacggtcttccaggaatgaagaagaacagtccttaaaaaaaatcatcaaatttagccgtttttgagcattttaagacaaaaacgcaggtcgcgtgattgttctaaccaaaaagtggtacaaacaatcacgtgaccttccgggctattttttacttccagccgtctaaaagtacttacttaaccaaatttaaatcttttttttacaaattttttttGGCGACGCAGTCAcagttttgtttgtactttagTTTACTTACTTATTTCACACAGCATCCACAACTCAAGCTTCCACTACAATAAGAACCCAACTTACATACCAACACATACAggcattaaagggacacattgccttggatcgggagagttggtgtttgaaaggctttgaaaccgtttgtaatCAAATGCATAGCTATGGTTGgaaaaatgctttaaaagtagaatataatgataatGAACCACTGCAacaatgcctcgaaattgcacagttctCCTTACACGtcatgaactaacacggcacgccattttgttgaCTCCACAAAAAGGCCGACATCACGGTTctcaaaataaaaggaaaaccacgataTTTCGAAGCATTGTGTggatatattctactttaaaaacttcTTAccaacatgcattttataacaaacggtattCAAACGCccttcatagaccaactcagtGTGGAAAAAGATAATTTCTACACTCTTTGAGAAAGATTATGTCCAGATATTGTTACTACGTTGTTTGGTGAACCCAGGGATTCAAGTTGAAGCAACAGTTCAGTGAACAGTAGCGACTTGAAACAAGACCGTCTTCCCTATTTTGACTTGAAGGCGACAAAGCCGATGTGCGTTTTATCTGGAGGCCTTTTCGAAATAATAGATTCAGGCTTTAGTTGTAGTCTTGTCAATCTATGGTTTGACCTGGACAAAATTGCAACAGGAAATTTTTTTTGGCATAAGTCTCTTTCAAAACAACCATGTTTCATAAACGACCGACCGACCAACTGACAGCAACGTGTCCATTTTATTTATGACAAAGTTTAGGTGATAGAAACCCATTATTTTAAACCCAAATTTGGGTCCCTTGGGCATTACACATTTCCGGAAAACAATGACAAAGAATATGTGTAAAAATTACCCTCAAATTAGTTACATCTGTGAAGTAACCACTTTCGGGTCAGGTCCAACGGGACTCGGAATCAGGGTCAATCCTGACTGGGAGTTTTTAGAGGGTACTTTTGAAATCATCACATCCCAAAAATGATGTTTCTTATATATGTTATAGAATAGGTATCAAGTTAGACTTCAAACACGAAGAACATTCTCTCATTTCGAtgaatatattattttattcaacCGAGATGATTCCTTCGAACACAACTTGTAAACATATGTTTTTGGTTTGGTATACATTGAGCGAATCGCATTTTAAACAAACTCAATCGGTTGAAAGACTACATCCCCACTCCCCGAGGAACCCCTTGtgacacaattttaaaaagctttacGAAATATAAAAACTGGGAAAACATCAGTCCAACACCCACTAAGCCCCACTGTGACATCAATGtataataaaaacttacgtggtaTGTAAAACAGCTTTGATAATGCCCCTCAGAACAATCACTTTTAAGTACTGCGGTTAAGGAACAAAAATTGACACTTTTTATCACGCAAAATTGAATGTAAAAAGTGTTACCGCGGTAGAGCTTCCCAGATTATGTATTCCTTTAAATTAGGGATTATTATTCCTGCGTTGACATTtattcgctccagattttcgatGAAATAACTAAAAACGCTAACATTTCAAAGGTTTATttgattgtatacatctacGGATTACAACAAtggaacggttccaaaaaccaaagtctgataaactttgcctttaatcTTCGTTATTAAAACACCCGACCCTTAATGTTGTTGAAAAGATAGGACAAGAAGCAGATTAAATACGTGACACCTCCATGCATAGTAGGCCTCCGCACCCATTGTGAAGGCCCAATCGGAGAAGATACATTGTGGGACAACATTCGATGATCCATGGGGTATATAAAGGCATAGTGTCTGCATAGTGGGTAACATTCAATTTTCACTGAGGTGTCTGCACTTGCTGTATATAACCAAATGACCATCACTAGCAAAGAAAATCTACAAAGACCCTACAAAATGTCAATGACATTCATACTGAAATATTAGCCTAACCAAAGCTGTCCATGAGTGTCCTTTGTTCTCGATTATATTTTCAAAATCAGCCAGCATTGTTGATGCTTTAACCAGACttgaaaagcaagatggcgacCTGACCCAAATAGAAATAGATGAAATGTTTAGTCTCGTGCGTGACGTAGCTGCCAAAGTTTCTACCCACAATGCAGTGCCATGTTGGGTTGTACTTGCTGTCGAATTCCTTCTTGATGTGTGCAGCAATGTCTTTCTCGATATTGAATTTCTCCATGGCCTTTTGTGCGCATTCAATTGCGTCTTGTTGCTCGTCTTCCACCATGTCTGCGTTCTTGATTACAGCCTTTAGCCGGGAATCCTGCGCCATCTTGTCGGTACAAATGAGCAGCCTGTAGTTTgattgaaaacaaagaaaacaatcacCAAGGAGAATAACACATCATTTGGTTTTTACGATGAATGAATTTATTCCCATTGTCtagtttaaaggcacctggaaataggatttttttttcttcttttaaacataagagtatatgtttattaacaataaaacaattttatgagtaattgtttgtcacgatttatatgttaaaaaaaataatcaagtgctggggggggggttgactccgcctcccccttttgtgacgtaggaaaaggaagactttgcctcgatcaaacatagaccccccttgatgcgtagataaacacacgtgcaaaagtacatgtaattctaagacatgagtttgtacgctgcgaaaaaggtttttttctggcatttttccg encodes:
- the LOC139944913 gene encoding dynein light chain LC6, flagellar outer arm-like; this translates as MAQDSRLKAVIKNADMVEDEQQDAIECAQKAMEKFNIEKDIAAHIKKEFDSKYNPTWHCIVGRNFGSYVTHETKHFIYFYLGQVAILLFKSG